One Periplaneta americana isolate PAMFEO1 chromosome 8, P.americana_PAMFEO1_priV1, whole genome shotgun sequence genomic region harbors:
- the LOC138705130 gene encoding facilitated trehalose transporter Tret1-like → MRKLRITTVDDSQSKRWKSKLRQLGATCVANLIALSFGVTMAWAIPSLPLLKSGNPPLDGRNITVEEESLLASLVFLGAVAGSPVFSFISQNYGRKIAGYATVIPFIIGWLPVVFTESLYLFYVFRFISGVAAGGVTAFCPMYVGEIAEDSIRGALGALRTPIGNVAFIFYCGIAPYMTIRDMGIICLILPLVFVFGFYWLPESPLYLVRRQKHLEAMNSLLWLRGGNVQAAEMEIMKLTVVVKESATKSVSIKQIMSSRATRRGLIICIVLAASQQLSGLSVVLTYAVSIFELAGSTVSPNIATVILASVQFFGAFASSVFTDLLGRRILIISSQIVVSISLIILGIYFFLQEKMYDMSSYGLIPIICLAFYVFSLSVGLMSVTFTIMSEVFSPEARGIATTVTTMIVWIMAFLSTQFYANIVDVLGIYGCYWLFAGICISCTVFTIFKVPETKNRSLQSILRELNGDDVKSDVETVGANATNTEEKDRY, encoded by the exons ATGAGGAAGCTCAGAATAACCACAGTCGACGACAGCCAATCAAAACGATGGAAGAGCAAACTAAGACAGTTAGGTGCTACTTGTGTAG caaACTTGATAGCCTTATCTTTCGGAGTTACGATGGCATGGGCCATTCCATCTTTACCACTTCTCAAATCTGGAAACCCGCCACTGGATGGCAGAAATATAACCGTGGAAGAAGAATCCCTGCTGGCGTCCCTTGTGTTCCTCGGAGCCGTCGCTGGGTCTCCAGTCTTCAGCTTCATTTCTCAGAACTACGGGCGGAAGATTGCTGGCTACGCCACCGTCATACCTTTCATTATCGGATGGCTGCCCGTCGTATTCACTGAATCATTGTACCTCTTCTACGTCTTTCGATTCATCAGTGGTGTTGCCGCCGGTGGAGTTACGGCATTTTGTCCGATGTACGTCGGAGAGATTGCCGAAGACAGCATCAGAGGTGCTCTAGGCGCCCTCCGAACGCCAATTGGTAATGTGGCTTTTATATTCTACTGTGGAATTGCTCCTTACATGACAATCAGAGATATGGGCATCATATGCCTCATTCTACCTCTGGTCTTCGTATTTGGCTTCTACTGGCTACCTGAATCTCCGCTATATTTGGTCAGAAGACAAAAACATTTAGAAGCAATGAACTCCCTACTTTGGCTTCGTGGAGGAAACGTGCAGGCTGCAGAAATGGAGATCATGAAATTGACAGTGGTTGTGAAagaaagtgcaacaaaaagtGTTTCTATCAAACAGATCATGTCATCTCGTGCAACGCGGCGTGGTTTAATTATATGCATTGTTCTCGCAGCTTCTCAACAGCTCTCCGGATTATCAGTAGTTCTAACTTACGCTGTCAGTATTTTTGAGTTAGCTGGAAGTACAGTGTCGCCAAATATTGCAACTGTCATACTTGCATCAGTGCAGTTTTTCGGAGCATTTGCATCTTCAGTTTTTACAGATCTTCTTGGGAGAAGAATTCTTATCATAAGCTCCCAAATAGTAGTGTCAATCTCTTTGATAATTTTAGGTATTTATTTCTTCCTACAGGAGAAAATGTATGACATGTCAAGCTACGGTCTCATTCCAATAATCTGCCTTGCGTTTTATGTGTTTTCGTTGTCCGTCGGGTTGATGTCTGTTACTTTCACTATAATGTCAGAAGTGTTTAGCCCGGAAGCAAGAGGTATTGCTACAACAGTGACAACCATGATCGTGTGGATAATGGCATTTCTTAGTACACAATTCTATGCGAATATAGTTGACGTATTAGGTATTTACGGATGTTACTGGTTATTTGCTGGCATCTGTATCTCTTGTACAGTTTTCACCATATTCAAAGTACCCGAAACAAAAAACAGAAGTTTACAGTCAATTCTACGTGAACTCAATGGTGACGATGTTAAAAGTGATGTAGAAACAGTTGGTGCGAATGCAACTAACACAGAGGAAAAGGATAGGTATTAA